From the Purpureocillium takamizusanense chromosome 6, complete sequence genome, one window contains:
- a CDS encoding uncharacterized protein (TransMembrane:7 (o32-52i120-141o179-198i219-241o253-278i299-317o329-348i)~COG:E~EggNog:ENOG503NXR8), giving the protein MLNMNHRTCSAINILAVRGYGEAEFWLSGGKVILIFMLFFFTFVTMLGGNPANDRYGFRYWRDPGAFAEYHTKNSLGQFEGFLGALWNAAFAVVGPEYISMVAAEAKRPRIYIKAAFKTIYWRFGIFFFGSALCVGIVVPYNNRILKDILDGNASADNAAASPYVIAMQNLGISVLPDIVNALMFTSIFSAGNTYTYCATRSLYGLALEGRAPPILRKCWSNGVPIYCFLVVMCFPFLSFLQVGNGSAKVLDWLVSLITAGGIIDYLVMSVTFIFYYRACQAQGVDRKSLPYYGWGQPYCAYIALFIQTLVVIFYGYGAFTPWSVDGFFRHYTMQILAPVLFFGWKLLKRTKFVKPLEADLVWERPTIDRYEATFTQKPSGFWEEMLRLVGIGRKKRDPDEQVM; this is encoded by the coding sequence ATGCTAAACATGAATCACCGAACTTGTAGTGCAATCAATATCCTCGCTGTACGTGGCTACGGTGAGGCTGAATTTTGGCTCTcgggcggcaaggtcatTCTGATCTTcatgctcttcttcttcaccttTGTCACTATGCTGGGCGGCAACCCCGCCAACGACCGATATGGCTTCCGTTACTGGAGAGATCCCGGTGCCTTTGCCGAATACCACACTAAGAATTCGCTCGGTCAATTTGAGGGTTTCCTCGGCGCGCTCTGGAACGCTGCCTTCGCCGTGGTCGGGCCCGAGTACATCTCCATGGTGGCTGCCGAAGCCAAGCGACCCCGAATCTACATCAAGGCCGCCTTCAAGACGATTTACTGGCGGTTtggcatcttcttcttcggcagCGCCCTTTGCGTCGGTATTGTTGTCCCGTACAACAACCGGATTCTCAAGGATATCTTGGACGGCAATGCGTCGGCCGACAACGCCGCTGCTTCCCCTTATGTCATTGCCATGCAGAACCTGGGCATCTCGGTGCTGCCCGACATCGTCAACGCTCTGATGTTCACGTCCATTTTCTCGGCCGGCAACACGTACACGTACTGTGCGACGCGGTCGCTCtacggcctcgccctggaAGGTCGTGCGCCGCCTATCCTGCGCAAGTGCTGGAGCAATGGTGTACCCATCTATTGCTTCCTTGTCGTCATGTGCTTCCCGTTCCTGTCATTCTTGCAGGTCGGCAACGGTTCCGCCAAGGTTCTCGACTGGCTGGTCAGCCTCATCACGGCGGGTGGCATCATTGACTACCTCGTCATGTCGGTGACGTTTATCTTTTACTACCGCGCCTGCCAGGCACAGGGTGTCGACCGCAAGTCGTTGCCTTACTACGGATGGGGCCAGCCCTACTGCGCCTATATTGCGCTCTTTATCCAGACCCTGGTGGTCATTTTCTATGGATACGGAGCCTTCACGCCGTGGAGCGTCGACGGCTTCTTCCGCCACTACACGATGCAGATTCTCGCTCCGGTTCTGTTCTTCGGGTGGAAGCTTCTCAAGAGGACCAAGTTTGTCAAGCCTCTGGAGGCAGACCTGGTGTGGGAAAGGCCGACGATCGACCGGTACGAGGCTACGTTCACGCAGAAGCCGTCTGGCTTCTGGGAGGAAATGCTCCGACTTGTGGGCATTGGGCGCAAGAAGAGAGACCCGGACGAGCAGGTGATGTAA